One genomic segment of Mesoterricola silvestris includes these proteins:
- a CDS encoding M13 family metallopeptidase — protein MTYRPTHLAALCAFTACAVAAPPPAPKADYLATVMDTSVDPGVDFFTYAVGGWLKRNPIPPSESVWGIGKVLREQTYANLRAINEQAAAKPTDADSRKVGDFWAAASDEARTERLGLGPLKAELAKVDALRSARDAVNLAFAWAPLRTRAFFAVSVEQDEKNSDEMAVHLYQGGLGLPERDFYFNPEKGVARIREAYLTHLDRTLHLLGRDKAGDAAIRVMAFETALAKAARKLEELRDPEKNYNKMTPAELTASRTPSIPWAERFGEWGLRPATVIVGQPEFFGALETLLASTPVAVLQDYLRLRLVDTYADYLGKAFQEEHFKFYGQALSGQRQPRDRWKRVLDAQEQAMGMLLGKLFVKQYFTETAKRRYDAMVEGIRGAYKERIERLDWMSPETKAKAQVKLAGITKKVGYPDRWKDFSALVVTRDSYCGNMMNASRWRFADMLSRFGKPVDRTEWHMTPQTYNAYYNPSNNEIVLPAAQMMVPGVADADLDDALVYGYTGGSTIGHEITHGFDDEGRQFDAKGNLADWWTPEDGAKFNARAAGMIRQFDAYEPLPGLHINGKASLGENIADFGGILLGIDAFKKTEQYRKGEKIGGLTPMQRYFLGYALGWMTQQKDEALRTRLLSDVHSPAKWRVIGPLSNIPEFHQAFGVKEGQPMWRSPADCLRIW, from the coding sequence ATGACCTACCGTCCCACCCACCTGGCCGCGCTTTGCGCGTTCACGGCCTGCGCCGTCGCGGCGCCGCCCCCCGCCCCCAAGGCCGACTACCTGGCCACCGTCATGGACACCTCCGTGGACCCGGGGGTGGACTTCTTCACCTACGCGGTGGGCGGCTGGCTCAAGCGCAACCCCATCCCCCCCTCGGAATCCGTCTGGGGCATCGGCAAGGTCCTGCGGGAGCAGACCTATGCCAACCTCCGGGCCATCAACGAGCAGGCCGCGGCCAAGCCCACGGACGCCGATTCCCGCAAGGTGGGGGACTTCTGGGCCGCGGCCTCGGACGAGGCCCGCACCGAGCGCCTCGGCCTCGGGCCCCTCAAGGCCGAGCTGGCCAAGGTGGACGCCCTCCGGTCCGCCCGGGACGCCGTGAACCTGGCCTTCGCCTGGGCCCCCCTGCGCACCCGGGCCTTCTTCGCCGTTTCGGTGGAGCAGGACGAGAAGAACAGCGACGAGATGGCCGTGCACCTCTACCAGGGCGGCCTCGGCCTGCCCGAGCGGGACTTCTACTTCAACCCCGAAAAGGGCGTCGCCCGGATCCGCGAAGCCTACCTCACCCACCTGGACCGGACCCTCCACCTCCTGGGCCGGGACAAGGCCGGGGACGCCGCCATCCGGGTCATGGCCTTCGAGACGGCCCTGGCCAAGGCCGCCCGGAAGCTCGAGGAGCTGCGGGATCCCGAAAAGAACTACAACAAGATGACCCCCGCCGAGCTCACCGCCTCCCGCACGCCTTCCATCCCCTGGGCGGAGCGCTTCGGGGAATGGGGCCTGCGCCCGGCCACGGTCATCGTGGGCCAGCCGGAATTCTTCGGGGCCCTGGAGACGCTTCTGGCCAGCACCCCCGTGGCCGTGCTCCAGGACTACCTGCGCCTGCGCCTGGTGGACACCTACGCGGACTACCTGGGCAAGGCCTTCCAGGAGGAGCACTTCAAGTTCTACGGCCAGGCCCTCTCCGGCCAGCGCCAGCCCCGGGACCGCTGGAAGCGGGTCCTGGACGCCCAGGAACAGGCCATGGGCATGCTGCTGGGCAAGCTCTTTGTGAAGCAGTACTTCACCGAGACCGCCAAGCGCCGCTACGACGCCATGGTGGAAGGCATCCGCGGCGCCTACAAGGAGCGCATCGAGCGCCTGGACTGGATGAGCCCCGAGACCAAGGCCAAGGCCCAGGTCAAGCTGGCCGGCATCACCAAGAAGGTGGGCTACCCGGACCGGTGGAAGGACTTCTCGGCCCTGGTGGTCACCCGGGATTCCTACTGCGGCAACATGATGAACGCCTCCCGCTGGCGCTTCGCGGACATGCTGTCCCGGTTCGGCAAGCCCGTGGACCGCACCGAGTGGCACATGACCCCCCAGACCTACAACGCCTACTACAACCCCTCCAACAACGAGATCGTGCTCCCCGCCGCCCAGATGATGGTCCCCGGCGTGGCCGACGCGGACCTGGACGACGCCCTGGTGTACGGCTACACCGGCGGCTCCACCATCGGCCATGAGATCACCCACGGCTTCGACGACGAGGGCCGCCAGTTCGACGCCAAGGGCAACCTCGCCGATTGGTGGACCCCGGAGGACGGGGCGAAGTTCAACGCCCGGGCCGCGGGGATGATCCGCCAGTTCGACGCCTACGAGCCCCTGCCGGGCCTCCACATCAACGGCAAGGCCAGCCTGGGCGAGAACATCGCCGACTTCGGCGGGATCCTCCTGGGCATCGACGCCTTCAAGAAGACCGAACAGTACCGCAAGGGCGAGAAGATCGGCGGCCTGACCCCCATGCAGCGCTACTTCCTGGGCTATGCCCTGGGCTGGATGACCCAGCAGAAGGACGAGGCCCTGCGCACCCGGCTGCTCAGCGACGTGCATTCCCCGGCCAAGTGGCGGGTGATCGGCCCCCTCTCCAATATTCCCGAATTCCACCAGGCCTTCGGGGTGAAGGAAGGCCAGCCCATGTGGCGCTCCCCGGCCGACTGCCTTCGCATCTGGTGA
- a CDS encoding class I SAM-dependent methyltransferase, whose product MRFGSPILRAVLAQAVAYALLLAVARSGLLPIALQGRPAVLLMGILAAGIGLGLGLGPRWVPGMLFLPWLLDLLLRHPPPTWVWPAALVSLLLIYGGGILTRVPLYNSNRAAWEALLSLCPPGLLRLADLGAGLGGPLAFLARARPDGFFLGVEASPLTFALAWLRTLPLRGNCRVHLGSLWNQDLSGFELVYAFLSPAPMPRLWEKARREMRPGTLFVSNTFEVPGRTPTLRIPLPGRKDACLLAYRMEGPPAFD is encoded by the coding sequence ATGCGTTTCGGGTCCCCCATTCTCCGGGCCGTCCTTGCCCAGGCGGTCGCCTATGCCCTGCTCCTGGCGGTGGCCCGGTCGGGGCTCCTGCCGATCGCCCTGCAGGGGCGGCCGGCGGTGCTGCTCATGGGCATCCTGGCCGCCGGCATCGGGCTGGGCCTGGGGCTGGGGCCCCGGTGGGTGCCGGGCATGCTGTTCCTGCCCTGGCTCCTGGACCTGCTGCTCCGCCACCCGCCGCCCACCTGGGTGTGGCCGGCGGCCCTTGTCTCCCTGCTCCTGATCTACGGGGGCGGCATCCTCACCCGGGTGCCCCTCTACAATTCCAACCGGGCCGCCTGGGAAGCCCTCCTTTCCCTGTGCCCCCCGGGCCTGCTGCGCCTGGCCGACCTGGGCGCGGGACTGGGGGGCCCCCTGGCCTTCCTGGCCCGGGCTCGGCCGGACGGGTTCTTCCTGGGGGTGGAGGCCTCCCCCCTCACCTTCGCCCTGGCCTGGCTCCGCACCCTGCCCCTGCGGGGCAACTGCCGGGTCCACCTGGGCAGCCTCTGGAACCAGGACCTTTCGGGGTTCGAGCTGGTGTACGCCTTCCTCAGCCCCGCCCCCATGCCCCGGTTGTGGGAGAAGGCCCGGCGGGAGATGCGCCCGGGAACCCTGTTCGTGAGCAACACCTTCGAAGTGCCCGGCCGGACCCCCACCCTGCGCATCCCCCTCCCGGGACGCAAAGATGCTTGCCTGCTGGCCTATCGCATGGAGGGCCCCCCCGCGTTTGACTAA
- the gluQRS gene encoding tRNA glutamyl-Q(34) synthetase GluQRS: MECIGRFAPSPTGELHLGNLRTALASWLSARAGGGRWVIRMEDVDTARCRSTLGEAQLRDLAALGLESDGPVLWQSRRAGAYQAALQRLFGAGLLYPCACTRKDLAAMASAPHLDEGLRPYPGTCRHRALPFLRPDALRFRVPDGAVDWEDLLRGPQRDDPAALTGDPLLHRRDGCYAYHLAVVVDDAAQGVTEVVRGLDLRGVTATQARLQEALGLPRPAYAHLGLVTAPGGSRLGKRDGALGLALLAHRGVDPARVLGWLGWSLGCLERPEPARLEELLPGFSWSRVPAGPVEAPADWI, encoded by the coding sequence ATGGAATGCATCGGCCGCTTTGCTCCTTCCCCCACCGGGGAGCTCCACCTGGGCAATCTGCGCACGGCCCTGGCCTCGTGGCTCTCCGCCCGGGCGGGGGGCGGGCGGTGGGTGATCCGCATGGAGGACGTGGACACCGCCCGGTGCCGCTCCACCCTGGGGGAGGCGCAGCTGCGGGACCTGGCGGCCCTGGGCCTGGAAAGCGACGGCCCCGTGCTCTGGCAGTCCCGGCGCGCGGGGGCCTACCAGGCCGCGCTCCAGCGCCTCTTCGGGGCGGGCCTGCTCTATCCCTGCGCTTGCACCCGCAAGGACCTGGCCGCCATGGCCTCGGCGCCCCACCTGGACGAGGGCCTGCGGCCCTACCCGGGCACCTGCCGGCACCGGGCGCTGCCCTTCCTGAGGCCCGACGCCCTGCGCTTCCGGGTTCCGGACGGGGCCGTGGACTGGGAGGACCTCCTGCGGGGCCCCCAGCGGGACGACCCCGCCGCCCTCACCGGGGATCCCCTCCTGCACCGCCGGGACGGGTGCTATGCCTACCACCTGGCCGTGGTGGTGGACGACGCCGCCCAGGGCGTGACGGAGGTCGTGCGGGGCCTGGACCTGCGCGGGGTCACCGCCACCCAGGCCCGGCTCCAGGAGGCCCTGGGCCTGCCGCGCCCCGCCTACGCGCACCTGGGCCTGGTGACCGCCCCCGGGGGCTCCCGCCTGGGCAAGCGGGACGGGGCCCTGGGCCTGGCCCTCCTGGCCCACCGGGGCGTGGACCCGGCGCGGGTGCTGGGGTGGCTGGGGTGGAGCCTGGGCTGCCTGGAGCGCCCGGAACCGGCCCGGCTGGAGGAACTGCTCCCCGGATTCAGCTGGTCGCGGGTCCCCGCGGGGCCGGTGGAGGCCCCGGCGGATTGGATCTAG
- the rpsT gene encoding 30S ribosomal protein S20 gives MANHKSAAKKAAHDVEARLRNRANRSTMKSAIKRFLVAVATGNKAEATTLLPKTLGVVDKACRKGVLHKNAANRYKSRLTLKVNGLA, from the coding sequence ATGGCCAATCACAAGTCCGCCGCCAAGAAAGCCGCCCACGACGTGGAAGCTCGTCTGCGCAACCGCGCCAACCGTTCCACCATGAAGTCCGCCATCAAGCGGTTCCTCGTGGCCGTGGCGACCGGCAACAAGGCCGAGGCCACCACCCTCCTGCCCAAGACCCTGGGCGTGGTGGACAAGGCCTGCCGCAAGGGCGTCCTGCACAAGAACGCCGCCAACCGCTACAAGAGCCGCCTGACCCTCAAGGTCAACGGCCTGGCCTAG